The following DNA comes from Halobacillus litoralis.
AACCAAATGGAAAGCCAATGCGACGAATCCAACCCGCACGGAGAACCAGGCGGACTCTTCGGATTCACGGAAATGTTCGGTAATTTCCCGGGGGGCCAAGCGGAATACTTACGTGTTCCTTACGCAGACTTCACATCCTTTAAAGTACCTGAACAAAGTGAATTAGATGACGAAAGTGTAATGTTTTTATCTGATGTTATACCTACTGCTTACTGGAGTGTCGAGCACAGCGGCGTCAAACAAGGAGACACGGTGGTCATTCTAGGTAGCGGGCCGATCGGATTAATGGCGCAGAAATTCGCTAAACTGAAAGGTGCTGAACGTGTCATCGGCGTTGACCAGATTGACCACCGCCTTGAACATGGTAAACGGACCAACAACGTCGAGACATTCAACTTCAAAAAAGAAAAAGACATCGGTGCGCTTTTACATGAAGAGACGAAAGGTGGCGCAGATGTTGTCATAGATTGTGTCGGTATGGATGGAACAGTACCAGAAGAGGAAGAATTCGGTTCTGAATTCGATAACCAGTTCGGGACCATCAGTCCGATCAAAACCGCTTCCCAGGCTGTACGTAAATTCGGGACAGTACAACTGACCGGCGTCTATGGCACTGAAGCGAACGGTTTCCCACTCGGTGACTTTTTCTCCCGAAACGTATCACTGAAAATGGGGCAAGCGCCTGTCATTCACCTGATGCCGAAGCTCTATGACATGGTTGAAAACAATGAGTTCGACCCTACCGATATCATTACACACAGCATGCCACTTGAGGAAGCAGCCAAAGGGTATGACATTTTTGATAAAAAAGAAGATGGAAACATCAAAGTTATCTTGAAACCATAAAGCAATAAAAAGAACCAAGTCGTTTTATCCACGTCTTGGTTCTTTTTATTGTTCAAAATGTCGTATTTTATCAGCTGTACATCTCATCAATAGCATTAAACCGTAGTCTATATTTTTGAAAAGCAAATCCCACTCTCTCAACTTCGGATATACAGGAAGCCCCCCTCATTCGTCTTTCACCTTGCAATTTTCATGTATTTAATACACACTGATCATAGTCAGAATATTCCTTATACATAAAAAATGAAACCAAAATTTATCCAAAGTTTTTTGAAAGCGATTACATATTGAGGAGGATCTGTATGCTTCGAGGAATTACCAGTTTTTTTGATCGTTTAATTCAGCGTTATCTGCCAGATGCTTTTTTGTTTGCTGTCATCCTGACGTTAGTTGTATTCGGATTAGGTGTATTTTTCACAGGAAGCTCGCCCGTACAAATGGTACAGTTCTGGGGTGATGGATTTTGGGATCTTTTAGCTTTTGCTATGCAAATGTCATTGATTGTCGTCACAGGCTACATATTGGCTAACACTCCCTTTGTGAAATCAATTCTACAGAAGTTAAGTACGTTGGCAAGAACACCTCGGCAGGCTATTTTATTAGTTTCTTTTGTTGCTGCAATCGCTTGTTTAATCAA
Coding sequences within:
- a CDS encoding zinc-dependent alcohol dehydrogenase, whose translation is MKGVTYQGKEQMTVKEVETPTIQENGDMIVRITASGICGSDLHLYKGGMEPSQDYVVGHEPMGIVEEVGPDVKSLKKGDRVVIPFNIGCGECFFCKNQMESQCDESNPHGEPGGLFGFTEMFGNFPGGQAEYLRVPYADFTSFKVPEQSELDDESVMFLSDVIPTAYWSVEHSGVKQGDTVVILGSGPIGLMAQKFAKLKGAERVIGVDQIDHRLEHGKRTNNVETFNFKKEKDIGALLHEETKGGADVVIDCVGMDGTVPEEEEFGSEFDNQFGTISPIKTASQAVRKFGTVQLTGVYGTEANGFPLGDFFSRNVSLKMGQAPVIHLMPKLYDMVENNEFDPTDIITHSMPLEEAAKGYDIFDKKEDGNIKVILKP